In Thermogemmata fonticola, the genomic stretch GTTTCAGCAGGAAAAGAGAAGGGGTGGAAAGGATGGCCTGGACCGGAGAAGGGACGGCAGGGGGAGGGACCCGATCAACAGGGGAGGGGCGGAGGGGAGGCAGGAGGGGACCAGGGAAACCAGCCGCCGGTCGCCTGCCCAACTTGCCCCGGCCTGGGAAAGCGACCCCAGCGGTGGAAGGACAGGACCGCTTCCGTTACCGAGTTTCTCAGTATCCTGATCCTGGGGGTTTCCCGTTCCCCTGTCCTGACGCACGGAGGAACCTGCGTGTGACCAGAGCGACTACCTGGACCAGCCATGCTCGTTTCGGCAGGCTTTTCGGAGTGTTTTCGCTAGCGATCTCTCTGCTGGCGGCATCTCTGCCAGCTATGCCTCTGTTGGGGATGACTCCGCGAGGGATGCGGGGGCTGTCGGCCCAGCAGCCTCCCAAGGCGGCTCAAGCGGTTGTCGTCGATACCGAGGGTCAGGAAACGGCCCTTCAGCAGGTGGAATGGAGCGGCAATGTCCGGCGCCTGGCTTGGCTGGCGGACCCCAACGCCGCGGACGAAGACGGACGGCGCGGACCTTTGGCCCTGGTCATCCGCGAACCCCATTCCACGACCTTGACTCAAGGCGTGCTCACCTTCGTGCCGGTCCGGTCCTTGGCGGCGGTCGAGTTCGATTACGACCGGCAGTTCGTCACCTATCGCATCCAGGGTCTCCAGCAGGCCTTGACGGGAACCCTCCAATACCGCGGGATCAACACTTTCACCCTGGCCGGCCTGACGGCTGCGGGCGAGAAGCGGACCTTTTCCGGCGGGGTTCGGGGCGGCAAAATGTCGGCCATCCGCAGCGTGACTTTTCCGCAAGCCCAGCCACTGCAACGCCCACGGGAAGGCCTGGCCTGGAATGTCCAAATCCTCCAACCGACGGCGAACGATCCTCTCGTGCCGGCCCGCAATCTCAAGCCGCTCTTCGCTCTGGCCGGCGGGCGGGAACGCCTCCGGGACGCTCTGCCGCTGCGCAAGGCCGAGCCGCTCCCCTTCGGCCCCCAACTGCTCCGCTGGGAAATGCTCGCCCATGACCCCAACACCCACCATGCTGCCGCCGAAGTGACACTGGCTGGTCAAGGCGAACGGCTCGTCATCATCCCCCTGACCCTGCCGGAGGAAGGACAGACCGCGCAGCTCCTCGGCCTGCTAGGCGAAACCGACGCCGGCTGGAAACTCTTCCCCCTCCACACCATCCGGGTGATCACCCCTTCCAAGCGGAAAATCGAGTGACCACGGCCCTCGCATCGCAGCCGGCATGTGCCCTGAAACACTTGCCGCCTGACGGCTTTCCCATCGTGCGGCCCTTCTTCCTGGGATGCTGCACCTTGCCAGGCCAACGGCTGCGGCGATGCCTCTTTGTAACCTCTGCGCTGGGGAAATCATCCTGAACGGTGACGCTGGAACGCTGCCCTCAGGTACTACTACTGAGGTGGTACAAGGCGCAGCCGTGTGTAAAATGGCAGTGGTGATCCATGACGGGAACACCGCGAAACGACCTTTAACACGAGGAATTGACGTATGGCCAGTCCCAATGTGGTCGAATTGACCGAGCAGAATTGGCATGAGCATGTCGGCGGCGATACGCTGGTGGTGGTGGATTTCTGGGCCCCGTGGTGCGGCCCCTGTCGGGTCTTGTCGCCGATCATCGATCGCCTGGCCGACCGCTACGCGGGCAAGGTTAAGGTCGCCAAACTCAACGTCGATGAAAACCCCAATCTCGCGGTCAAATACGACGTGATGACCATTCCGCGCATCATCTTCTTCAAGGGGAGCGATCGCCCGCTCTACCAGGAAGTGGGATTGGTGTCGGAGGATCACCTGGCCCGGC encodes the following:
- the trxA gene encoding thioredoxin: MASPNVVELTEQNWHEHVGGDTLVVVDFWAPWCGPCRVLSPIIDRLADRYAGKVKVAKLNVDENPNLAVKYDVMTIPRIIFFKGSDRPLYQEVGLVSEDHLARLIDKYK